Proteins encoded within one genomic window of Amycolatopsis sp. 2-15:
- a CDS encoding FAD-binding oxidoreductase, with protein MAQSAADVQAAVAFAAGRHRPVLVKTTGHQMVGAARGAVVIATHRMNDVVIDTVGHTARVGAGALWAEVVAEAAKVGLAPLNGSNPTVGVSGYPGRRPQLDPRPLPRLRGRPRALARGGDRGRRTAAGRRRVRTRTVLGAARWKGQLRRGDRAGVRLVPGAPPLRRRPQFPR; from the coding sequence GTGGCGCAGAGCGCGGCTGATGTCCAGGCCGCGGTCGCGTTCGCGGCGGGCCGGCACCGGCCGGTCCTGGTGAAGACCACCGGCCACCAGATGGTCGGCGCGGCACGCGGCGCCGTCGTGATCGCGACGCATCGGATGAACGACGTGGTGATCGACACCGTCGGCCACACGGCCCGGGTCGGCGCCGGGGCGTTGTGGGCCGAGGTCGTCGCGGAAGCGGCGAAGGTCGGGCTGGCCCCGCTCAACGGGTCGAATCCCACGGTGGGAGTCTCCGGTTACCCTGGGCGGCGGCCTCAGCTCGACCCTCGGCCGCTCCCACGGCTACGCGGCCGACCACGTGCTCTCGCTCGAGGTGGTGACCGCGGACGGCGAACTGCGGCAGGTCGACGCCGAGTCCGAACCCGAACTGTTCTGGGCGCTGCGCGGTGGAAAGGGCAACTTCGCCGTGGTGACCGCGCTGGAGTTCGACTTGTTCCCGGTGCCCCGCCTCTACGGCGGCGGCCTCAATTTCCCCGGTGA
- a CDS encoding M24 family metallopeptidase — translation MTRELFTDEELVTFKAAQRLAFDAVVAIEAELHEGITEQQAAGMLERWLRARGVSRFFHYGFVWFGDRTRFLGFPRLPRRARDLFEPKTARGSGTYRPSSRRLAHGDAIILDVGPI, via the coding sequence TTGACCCGCGAATTGTTCACCGACGAAGAACTCGTAACGTTCAAGGCGGCTCAACGTCTCGCCTTCGACGCGGTTGTCGCGATCGAAGCCGAATTGCACGAAGGGATCACCGAGCAGCAGGCGGCCGGGATGCTCGAGCGCTGGCTTCGCGCGCGTGGCGTTTCCCGCTTCTTCCACTACGGCTTCGTGTGGTTCGGCGACCGTACTCGATTTCTGGGCTTTCCGCGGCTTCCGCGTCGGGCCCGAGACCTCTTCGAGCCCAAAACGGCTCGTGGCAGCGGAACTTATCGGCCGAGCAGTCGTCGGTTGGCCCACGGCGATGCGATCATCCTCGATGTCGGCCCCATCTAG